A single Streptomyces sannanensis DNA region contains:
- a CDS encoding APC family permease: MSSRTDTGPAAPALAKKMRWYDGFAMSLTMPAALIASLGASIGSLGAWGAIALWAASMVLATATNWIYTELAAMFPDSSGGIAHYATEAWKKRAPVVGPIASMGYWFPWTTSLAVYAGIIGSLVQAQWFPGQDWSVDLGPVELSFPIVVGIGVILLLFAAAMVGLHVAMWVVYLTGGVLLIPLAVFIVMPFLSGDWSTSGLHWNLHGWAGLRESLVWLYVMAWTSFGVEVCATFAPEYKDTVRDTSRALRAGVLFSLGVFILLPLALSGYLGEKRIGEDPTTFYVGAFQDLVGGASDLMIVFLIASLLLIMITGLADGSRVLYTMGVEGTTIRQVGVLDRRGVPARALLVALVLNILVLTVLQTPLAIIVTGNLGYILTHALAISGFALLRRDRPDAPRPIRLPNAFVPLAWVLAALLLVILVVGATGFSITGYGGFRELGIAVAILAGAALLWLYRTRVQDRR; the protein is encoded by the coding sequence ATGTCTTCCCGTACCGACACCGGTCCCGCCGCACCCGCACTCGCGAAGAAGATGCGCTGGTACGACGGCTTCGCCATGTCGCTGACCATGCCCGCCGCGCTCATCGCCTCCCTGGGCGCGTCCATCGGCTCGCTCGGAGCCTGGGGTGCGATCGCCCTGTGGGCCGCCTCCATGGTGCTGGCGACCGCCACCAACTGGATCTACACCGAACTCGCCGCGATGTTCCCCGACTCCTCGGGAGGCATCGCGCACTACGCCACCGAAGCCTGGAAGAAGCGGGCCCCCGTCGTGGGCCCGATCGCCAGCATGGGCTACTGGTTCCCGTGGACCACGTCCCTGGCCGTCTATGCCGGCATCATCGGCTCCCTCGTCCAGGCCCAGTGGTTCCCCGGCCAGGACTGGAGCGTCGACCTGGGCCCGGTCGAGCTGAGCTTCCCGATCGTCGTCGGCATCGGCGTCATCCTGCTGCTGTTCGCCGCCGCCATGGTCGGCCTGCACGTCGCCATGTGGGTCGTCTACCTCACCGGCGGCGTCCTGCTGATCCCGCTGGCCGTCTTCATCGTCATGCCGTTCCTCAGCGGGGACTGGAGCACCTCCGGCCTGCACTGGAACCTGCACGGCTGGGCGGGCCTGCGCGAGTCCCTGGTCTGGCTGTACGTCATGGCGTGGACGTCGTTCGGCGTCGAGGTGTGCGCGACCTTCGCCCCCGAGTACAAGGACACCGTCCGCGACACCTCGCGCGCCCTGCGCGCCGGAGTCCTCTTCTCCCTCGGCGTGTTCATCCTGCTGCCGCTCGCACTCTCCGGCTACCTCGGCGAGAAGCGCATCGGGGAGGACCCCACCACGTTCTACGTGGGAGCCTTCCAGGACCTGGTCGGCGGGGCGTCCGACCTCATGATCGTCTTCCTGATCGCCTCGCTGCTGCTCATCATGATCACGGGACTCGCCGACGGCTCACGGGTCCTCTACACCATGGGCGTCGAAGGCACCACGATCCGGCAGGTCGGCGTACTCGACCGGCGCGGCGTCCCGGCCCGCGCCCTGCTGGTCGCACTCGTCCTCAACATCCTGGTACTGACCGTGCTCCAGACACCGCTGGCCATCATCGTCACCGGGAACCTCGGCTACATCCTCACCCACGCCCTGGCCATCTCGGGCTTCGCGCTTCTGCGCCGCGACCGCCCCGACGCGCCCCGCCCGATCCGGCTGCCGAACGCCTTCGTCCCTCTGGCCTGGGTGCTCGCCGCGCTCCTCCTGGTCATCCTGGTCGTCGGCGCGACCGGGTTCTCGATCACCGGCTACGGCGGGTTCAGGGAACTCGGCATCGCGGT
- a CDS encoding aldehyde dehydrogenase family protein, with amino-acid sequence MGSTSSERHQLFINGTYTESSGAGTYDVVSPATGELVGVIPVPVSADLDAAVRAANTAQPAWAAVNVWERAALCHRIGDEIAKRVDELARLQTLEQGKPLAESVADIEEAAKLFHLHAEDAVRLGGETLLSTDNSKRMFTFQRPVGTWGIITPWNFPLLMLAEFVAPGLATGNAHVVKPPANTPLTVLKAMEAFVAAGLPDGLVNIVPGEGATGDALVRHPGIHAIGFIGSSVTGAKIQAAAGLKRSVMECSGNGPLVVLADADIQAAARAAVEGAYMCSGQVCCATERAVVHADVHDAFVEALLHEAGKVVLGDPLDPKVNLGPLNNEGVAAKMDRHMADARDRGARILTGGQRRKGMPTDLYYEFTVVDGVPEDSLLSREESFGPVVPVITGRDDDDLLRIANDDKLGLQGAVFTQSMTAAFRFMEQMEVGQVVVNESTCWWDVNMPFGGAGARSTGWGRIGGKWTLMDMTDTRTGVISL; translated from the coding sequence ATGGGCAGCACCAGTTCCGAACGGCACCAGCTCTTCATCAACGGCACCTACACCGAAAGCTCCGGAGCCGGGACGTACGACGTCGTCAGCCCGGCCACCGGCGAGCTCGTCGGCGTCATTCCCGTCCCCGTCTCCGCCGACCTGGACGCGGCGGTCAGGGCCGCGAACACCGCACAGCCCGCCTGGGCGGCGGTCAACGTCTGGGAACGCGCGGCCCTCTGCCACCGCATCGGCGACGAAATCGCCAAGCGGGTCGATGAGTTGGCCCGCCTGCAGACGCTGGAACAGGGCAAGCCCCTCGCCGAGTCGGTGGCCGACATCGAGGAGGCCGCGAAACTGTTCCACCTGCACGCCGAGGACGCGGTCCGGCTGGGCGGCGAGACCCTGCTGTCGACCGACAACAGCAAGCGGATGTTCACCTTCCAGCGACCGGTGGGTACGTGGGGCATCATCACCCCCTGGAACTTCCCGCTGCTGATGCTGGCCGAGTTCGTCGCCCCGGGCCTCGCCACCGGCAACGCCCACGTCGTGAAGCCGCCGGCCAACACCCCGCTGACGGTGCTGAAGGCGATGGAGGCGTTCGTCGCGGCCGGCCTGCCCGACGGCCTGGTCAACATCGTGCCCGGCGAGGGCGCCACCGGCGACGCGCTGGTCCGCCATCCGGGCATCCACGCGATCGGCTTCATCGGCTCCTCCGTCACCGGCGCCAAGATCCAGGCCGCGGCCGGGCTGAAGCGCTCCGTCATGGAGTGCTCCGGCAACGGCCCCCTGGTGGTGCTGGCCGACGCCGACATCCAGGCCGCCGCGCGCGCCGCGGTGGAGGGGGCGTACATGTGCTCGGGTCAGGTCTGCTGCGCGACCGAGCGGGCCGTGGTGCACGCGGACGTCCATGACGCGTTCGTCGAGGCACTGCTGCACGAGGCCGGCAAGGTCGTGCTGGGCGACCCTCTCGATCCCAAGGTCAACCTCGGCCCGCTCAACAACGAGGGCGTCGCGGCGAAGATGGACCGGCACATGGCCGACGCCCGTGACCGCGGAGCACGGATTCTGACGGGTGGTCAGCGCCGCAAGGGCATGCCGACCGACCTCTACTACGAGTTCACCGTGGTCGACGGGGTACCCGAGGACAGTCTGCTGTCCCGCGAGGAGTCCTTCGGCCCGGTCGTCCCGGTCATCACCGGGCGGGACGACGACGACCTGCTGCGGATCGCCAACGACGACAAACTCGGCCTCCAGGGTGCGGTGTTCACCCAGAGCATGACGGCTGCGTTCCGTTTCATGGAACAGATGGAGGTGGGCCAGGTCGTCGTCAACGAGTCCACCTGCTGGTGGGACGTCAACATGCCGTTCGGCGGCGCGGGCGCCCGCTCCACCGGCTGGGGCCGCATCGGAGGCAAGTGGACCCTGATGGACATGACGGACACCCGGACCGGTGTCATCAGTCTGTGA